The following DNA comes from Capsicum annuum cultivar UCD-10X-F1 chromosome 7, UCD10Xv1.1, whole genome shotgun sequence.
GCTGTGGCTCTGAATCCCTTGGTGTTCTTCGTGGGGAAGGGTGCAAGTAGAATTTCTTCTCAGCAATAGCTTTATCTTCTTCAGACAAGTTTGTCAATGGGGAAGACTTACTAAACGTGTCTTCATTCAATGGCGTAACTGGACTTAAAGCAAGAGAAGGAAAATCAAGTATGCTAGGTGAAAGTATCTCCGGTTTATTCCTAGGAGAGAAGCTCGAGTTATTATGCCCATAAACACCAGGAATCAAAGGACTAATCATGAGTCCATTTTTCAAGCTGTTTCTTCTCTCATAGAGTTTAAACCCGGGCTTTTTAGGAGCGGTGCGAATGGGAGGAATGGAACTTTTCGGTGAAATTGAGTTAGACAATGATGAAGATGGATCTGCAGCCGgcgacgatgatgatgatgcttgTTTAGCAGTTTCAGAAGATCCAGTAAGCATTTGAACAACTTGTTTGAATGAGGAAGTATCAGCTTGGACAAAAGTTGTTGGATATGGGTTAGTTGTTTCAGATCTAGAAATTTGTGTTTTGGGAGTTACTGGTGGGGTACTTGGAATTTGAATAACTGATCCattgctgttgttgttgctaGTAGGACTGTTTCCGctatcttgaattcttgaagtgaTTTCCATAGAGGAATGAAATGCGTCGATTCTTTTTGTGTTGGTTTGATTGAAAGAAGAGAGGAGAAAGCAAAGTTGCTGTTAGTTGTTTGGAGTGAAAAACAAGGCTAATGGTGAGAAAGAATTGAAGGATTGATTActaagtagtagtagtagtagtaagtTGTGCTTTTGTATTTGTGGACTTTTGTGGGTTGTAGTATTTGTGAAAGTGCACTTTGTTTGTGCCTTCAAGTCTTTCTTTTTACACTAATTTTTCTCTCCTCAGCAGCAAAAAGAGAAGACTCTTTCTCCCCCTCTCTCTTTCTATCTCTCTTGTTATATTGCTTTTGCTTTTGCTTTATGGTGAGAGTGGGTAATCAACGATGTTTGTGGTAGgatgaataaatattttctttttcttgattaaATATTTTGGAGTTGGATGAATAGTCTGTTGGAAACAGCCAGATAAGATATGTGTATACTCTATTCCATCTAAATTAAATCTCACTTTGTGAAATTATACTAGATATCTTGTTATTgaatttcttttagaaaaaacgTTATTCCTTTTATTGGACCTTATGCACCACGAATATGAATTAATAGGGATCCTACAGCAGACACTAGATACAAGTAGCGAATTTAGAGTACAATCTATAGGttcatttgagaaatattttgattatAAACATAACTATTACGATTTGTTAACTTGAGATGGTTATACAAATTCATATACTTCAACTTCTGAATTGCAAAACATTAAAAAGTGAGGTAGGGGTAGGAGGGAAAAAGGTGGATGGTGGGGGTGAAAAGGGGGTGGTTGATTGGGTAGAGAGAAAATGCAAGGCACAATGGTCAATTtagataagaaaaaataaagggtTTGGGGTGTATTGGTGGAATATGGGGCGTCAGCATCAAAAGTGGCCATAGAGTgggaatttcaatttcaatttcaaagtaCATTGAGCCATACATTGACTTCAGAGCCCTGACCTCTGGCCCCCCATTCTTGTTCTGTGAACTAGTCACTtgcaaaacacacacacactacacTCACTCCTCTTTTGATTGGGAGTCGACATGTTAACGTGTCATTACCGGCGGAGCTAGACTTTTGATTAAAtgtgttcat
Coding sequences within:
- the LOC107878651 gene encoding VQ motif-containing protein 4, which codes for MEITSRIQDSGNSPTSNNNSNGSVIQIPSTPPVTPKTQISRSETTNPYPTTFVQADTSSFKQVVQMLTGSSETAKQASSSSSPAADPSSSLSNSISPKSSIPPIRTAPKKPGFKLYERRNSLKNGLMISPLIPGVYGHNNSSFSPRNKPEILSPSILDFPSLALSPVTPLNEDTFSKSSPLTNLSEEDKAIAEKKFYLHPSPRRTPRDSEPQLLPLFPLSSPSVSGSSSS